GACTTCGCGGTAGACCACGCGCGATTGGCCGGCCGAGGTTCGCAGATCCGGGTGATCGGCGATGCCGGAGTCGATCACGGCGACGCCGATGCCGGTGCCGTCGAACCCGGTGCTCCATACAAGGTCCGCGCCCACGGTGGCCGAGGCGTAGTCCATGGTCGGCTTCAGCTTGCGGTCCGGCGTGATGTACTCGACGTTCGGGTTCTTGGCGAGCGCCGCGACGGCGGCCACCGGCATCTGCTTCATCGCAAACGTTCGGAAGCGGCCGAGTTGGCGTTTCTCCACGCCGCCCGCCGAGCGGGCCGCGTTCAGCTTATTGCTGTCGAGGTGGCTCTTGAAACGGATCAGAACATCGACTTTGGCGTTCTTTGGAAGCCGGTCGAACTCAACCGAGATACTGCGCGCGCGGCGTGTTTGCGCGAATGCAACGCTGGCAATTGCCAGCAATACGAGGGTGGCAAGAACGCGGATGCCGCTTCGCATCGTTCTGGCCGAAAGTGCGCTGGATGTCATGGCGATGTTAGGAAAGCACCTGGGTGGCCATTTCGCGATGTCTGTAAATAATTGATTCCAATGGCTGTAATCGATTTGCTTGACGCATGCTTTCGGACATCTTGTCCGGAACAGCGGACCGAATGTCAGGCGCCGGCATGGAATCGCACGCCGTTGGCTTCGCCTTGCGCAGCGGGGTGGCGGTCCCAAAGCGGTTAAAGCGACAGGTGCGGGGGGCTATCGGAAACTAATGAACGTAGCGGGCATCGCCGATAGATGACCGGTTGCCGTCTTACCTTATGCCTCTGCCAGCACTCCGTGCGCTCGCCCTGGTGCTGCTTTACGCGGTTGCGGGGGCGGTGTGTGTCGACGCCGGCGAAGTGACGGGGACGATCCACGTCACGCGGGCGTTGACTCGGAAGCGCGTGCCGATCGTGGCCCGCGCCTATCAGCGCGGCATGGCTCCGGCCGTTGCCTCCGCCGCTGGCGATTGGACGGAGTTGTCGCGGCTGGCCGTCTACCTGGACGATGGCAAAGTCGCGCGGACGGCGAGCGGCGCGACTCTTTCGCTTACGCAAAAGGGGAGGCGGTTCGAACCCGAGGTGGCCGTGATCCGGGCGGGGAACTCGGTGGAGTTCCCGAACTTCGATCCGATCGTTCACAACGTGTTCTCTCTCTCCAAGGCGAAGAGCTTCGATCTCGGCTACTACCCCAAGGGCCAGACGCGTTCGGTTCGTTTCGACGATCCGGGGATTGTATCGGTCTACTGCCACCTGCATCCGAACATGAGCGCCGCAATCGTCGTCGCGCCCGGTCCGTGGGTGGCGCGGCCGGATTTGGCCGGCGATTTCGCGATTCCGGATGTTCCGGAGGGACGCTACACGCTCGTTGTATGGCACAAATCGGCTGGTTTCTTCCGGCGCAGAATCACGGTGGAGCGGGACGGCGCCGTGCACGCGGACATCGAGATTCCGGTGCGGGCCGAGCCGGAGGCGGCGGGCGAATGACTTTGGCCGCGCGCGTATTTCTGTGGATGGTGGTCCCGATGGGGTCGCTGCTGCTCGCGGGGTTCATGGCGGCGGGGTACACAGTGGAAGAACGCGTGACGGAGCAACTGCGGAGCGCGCAACGGGAGTCCGAGCAGCGCCTGCGTCAGTTGCGGGAGGGATTCGACGAACGGAGCCGGCGGCTGCTGGCCACTCTCGCAGAGAATCCCAGCCTGAAAGCGGGAATCGGTCTTTCCCGGGCCGGCCTTCCCGATGAGGACGTGAGGCGGACGGTGGAGGACCAGCTTCGAGAACTGACGGGCTCACTCGACCTGGGATTCGTGTGCGTGATGGACTCGATGGGAAGGCCGCTTGCGGCGATGCTGCACGAGGAACTGGGCTGGCTGCCGCTCGATCCGGCGTCGGTAAAGGCGCCGGACGCGGGGTTGATGGAGATCGACGGGCGGCTGTTCACGGTGACCACGGTTCCCGTGAACATCGGCGAGGAGAACCTGGGGCGGCTTTCCGCGGCGAGCGAATTCCTGCTCGATAATTTTTCGGCCAGAACCGCTGTGCTGCGTGGCAGCCGGGTGGTGAGATCGAACCTGCCTCCGGAGGCGGAGGCGGAGTTGAAGAACGTGCTCGGTTCGTGCGGCCCTTCGGCGGAATGCCGGGTGGTGCTGGCAGGGGAGCGGTACCTGTCGCTGCCGGTGGAGGAGCCGGCGCTGCAGGGTCCCTACCGGGTGCGGATGTTTGAGTCTCTCGACGCGGCCGGCGCGCCGTGGAAGAGTTCGCTGCGGGCGGTGTTCGGGGTGACGGGCCTGTTGGCGCTGGTGGCGGCGATCGCCGTGGCGGGGTTCGCTTCGCGCTCGGTGGCGGCGCCGATCAATGCGTTGATTGGGGAACTGCGGGTGAGCGAACGGATCGCGGCGATGCCGGCCGGCTTCGCTACGTCGGCGGCGACGGCGCGCTCGGCGGCGCTCGAAGTCCGCGAACTGGCGGCGGCGTTCAATCGGGCCGCCAAGGCGGTGGCCGATTCGCGCGAACGGCTGGAGGAGGCGCATCTCGAGTTCATTATGGCTATGGCCCACGCGCTGGACGCCCGGGATCTCTACACGGCGGGCCACAGCCGGCGCGTGAGCGAATATTCGTGCGCGATCGCGCGGAAAATGGGGTTGCCGCAGGCCGCGATCGCCGATATTCGGATCGGCGCGCTGCTGCACGACATCGGTAAACTCGGAGTGCCGGACGCGATCCTGCAGAAACCGGGCCGGCTGACGGAGGAAGAGACGGAACTGGTCCGGCAGCATCCGGTGATCGGCGTGGAGATCCTGGCCGAGGTGCGAGGCTTCGAAAAGTATTGGCCGATTGTCGAGCTGCATCACGAGAACCCGGACGGGACCGGCTATCCCCGCGGTCTCAAGGACGGTGAGATACCGGTTGAAGTCGCCATCGTCCATGTCGCCGACGCCTACGATGCGATGACGTCGGACCGTCCCTACCGGGTGGGTCTTACGCACGAGGTGGCGTGCGACATCCTTTCGCGAAACGCGGGCACGCAGTTCGACGAGCGGATCGTAGGGGCGTTCCTGGAGCTTCCCGCGCCGGTGAAGGAAGCAGCCGAGCCGGCGCCGGAAACGGCGTTGTCTCAACTCAGTCTGTCGGTGGAATCGAACGGCGCCTGGGCGGATCCGAGGACCTGACGGATGCGCGGGCTGGCAGGCTGGTGTGTCCTGTGGCTGATGCCGGCGGGCGCGCTGTGCCAGGAGCGGGGGCGCTTCGAGATGCCGGTAACCGTTTCGGCAGGCTACTTCTACAGTCCGCAAAGCGCCAGCGCGCCGCGCAACTCCTCGGCGGTGACGATGGGCGCGCGGCTGATGGCCTACCCGGCTGTGCGGCTGGGAGGGAACTGGTCCGCGTTCGGCGCCGTTCAGTTTCACACGCGGCCGTATTTCTACGAGCAGCTTTCCGCGCAGGGCTACGGGTTCGAGGGCGATCTGCTCCAGGCCTGGGTCGCCTATGACCGCGCTTGGGACGGCGGTGCGTTTTCGTTTAAAGCGGGCCAGCTGCTGCCGGCATTCGGCGCTTTCCTTCTCCGCTACGACGACATGCGCAATCCGCTCGTCGACATGCCGCTGATGTACGGCTACTACTATCGTCCGGTGACGACGCTCGGGATGCCGGGGGCTCAGATCGATGTCAGCGCCGGCCGATTCGATGGTCGAGTGCAGTTCACGGCGAGTTCGCCCGCCAACCGTCGAGGCTTGGGCGACGGCGATCAGTACGGCAACTGGGCGGGCGGAGTGGGAGTCACCCTCGCCACCGGCATCCGCGCCGGCGCATCCGTCTACCGCGGCCCCTACCTGCATCGGGAGCACCGGTTCTACCGGCCTGGCGAGATCGCGCCGCGGGAATTGCCGGCCACCGGGCTTGGCCTTGATGTTCAGGCGGCTCGCGGGCGGTGGAGCTTCCACGGCGAGCTGCAGCGGCACCTGCGCGGCTACCGCGCCATGCCGACCCTCGCCATTCACACCGGATACGCCGAGGCCGCCTATACGATCAACCCCAGGCTCTATGTCGCCGCGCGTACCGGCATCCAACGCGGCACTCAGCCCGCCATCCCTTCCCGGACGATCCAGGAGATGGCGTTGGGCTACCGGCTGGGGCGCGCGCAGACAATCAAGATCAGCTACGAGATCGCCCGCGGCCGAGGGTTGTTCGACAATCAGTGGAACGTCTTCGCCATCCAGTGGGTGGCCACCTTCGACGGTCCATCGTTCTAGGACGCCGCCGGGTTCCGCGATATCCTGAACCCATGCGGATGTTCATGCTGTTCCTAACCGCCGCACTCGCTCTCGCCTCGGACTGGCCGCAGTGGCGCGGCCCCACCGCTGACGGCATTTCGAGCGACGACGGCGTTCCCACGCGATGGTCGAAGAGCGAGAACGTGGTCTGGAAAGCGCCGCTGCCGGGGCTCGGCACGTCGACGCCGATCGTTTTGGGAAACCGCGTTTTTGTGACCTCGCAGACCGGCGACGGTCCGTTCGAAGGGCGCGGCCGTGATTTCGAAGGCGCCACCGAGGCGCGCAAGAGCGGAGACGGTCCGGTTCGTTTCAACGTCCACGCATTTGACCGCGCCACGGGCAAGGAACTGTGGAAGCACTCGATGGCGGCCGAAGGCCCGCTGCAGCCGGTCCATCTGAAGCACAATCTGGCGAGCCCCTCGTGCGTCACCGACGGCGAACGGGTGTACGCGTGGTTCGGCACCGGACAACTGACGGCGCTGTCGCTCGACGGCAAACCGGTCTGGTCGCGGCATCTGGGCAAGGAGTTCGGCCCTTTCGACATCCTCTGGGGCCACGGCTCTTCGGCCACGCTTTATAAGGGCTCGCTGCTGCTGCTGGTAGACCATCCGCCCGGCGCCTACCTGCTATCCGTCGACGCCCGCACGGGCAAGGATCGCTGGCGCACCGATCGCGGCAAGGACCGCCGGTCGTACACCACCCCGTTCGTCATCCGCGCCGGCGATCACGACGAGTTGATCCTCAACACGAACGACGGCGTGGAGGCCGTGGACCCGGTATCGGGCAAGCCGCTGTGGAAAGCGGGCGAGGCGAATCGCGTCCCCGTTCCGACGCCTGTCTATCACGAGGGCATTCTCTACGTGAACCGCGGCTACACCTCGAGCCCGTACCTGGCGTTGCGCCCGGGTGGCAAGATCGAATGGGAGATCAAGACCGGGGCTCCGTACGTTTCCTCGCTCCTCTATCACGATGGGCTGCTCTACATGGCAAACGAACGAGGCGTGGTGTCGGTTGCGAACGCCGCCAACGGCGCGTCGATCTGGAAGGATCGTTTCGGCGGCGTGTTCTCAGCTTCGCCGGTGGCGGCCGGCGGCCACGTCTACCTGAGCGCGGAAGACGGCACCACCTACGTGCTGGCGGCCGGGAAGGAAAAGAAGGTGATCGCCGAGAACTCGCTCGGGGAGCGAACGCTCGCGTCGCTCGCCATCGCCGGAGGACGCATCTTCATCCGGACGGACCAGCACCTCTACTGCATCGGGAAGAACTGAGCATCGCGCCCGGCCACGTGAAAGTCGTTCTGATCGACACGCGCAATCCTCTGAACATCGGAGCGGCGGCGCGGGCGATGAGTAATTTCGGATTTCTGGAACTGGCGCTGGTGAATCCCTATGACGAAGCGTGGCGAGAGGCACGGTCCGCCGTGGGCGCGTCGGCGGTGCTCGAGAAGGCGCGAGTCTACGCGACGGCGGCCGAGGCGACGGCGGAGTGCCGGACGATCGTCGGGACGGCGTCGCTCGGTCACCGGGTGCTCGAACTGAACGTGAAGCGGCTTGAGGAGGGCGCGCGGATCATGCGGCGGTCCGAGGGTCCGGTGGCGCTGCTGTTCGGGTCTGAGAAATACGGGCTCTCGAACGACGATCTGGCGCGATGCGACTGGCTGCTGCGCATCCCGACGCGAGCCGAACACGAATCGATGAACCTCGGCCAAGCCGTAGCGGTGTGTCTGTACGAGATGATCCGAGACGGGCGGGCGCGGGAGCCGGAACGGATTGCGAAAGCGGCCGCGGCTGCCGAAGTGGACCGGATCGGCGAGTACCTCGCCGGCGTACTGGCCGTCTCCGGATACACGCAGCCGCTGACGGCGGCTTCGTCGGCGCTGAAGATCCGGCGCCTGCTCCGGCGAATGAATCTGAGCTCGAAGGACGCCCGATTGTGGATGGGAATGCTCCGGCAAGTCGCATGGAAGCTCGGGGTAAGCGATACAATGCCAGACGGCAAGGAGCCTGGGACATGAACAAAGTTCGCGTTGGAGCATTCACTGTTTTTGGGTTGCTGGTGGCGGCGGCCTGGCAGAACACCGAGGTCCGCTCACAGCCGCAGAGCCGGACGGAGCGTTTCGCGGCCATGTCGAAGCAGGCCGAGGAGCGCGGCCTGGCGGAGCCGTACACGGGATACCGCACCAGCGCCGGACGGGAAGAGGATCTGTTCGCGATCAAATCGACCGGCGTATCGACGGAGCCGGTGCGGAAGGCGGCCGA
This DNA window, taken from Bryobacteraceae bacterium, encodes the following:
- a CDS encoding HD-GYP domain-containing protein, which gives rise to MTLAARVFLWMVVPMGSLLLAGFMAAGYTVEERVTEQLRSAQRESEQRLRQLREGFDERSRRLLATLAENPSLKAGIGLSRAGLPDEDVRRTVEDQLRELTGSLDLGFVCVMDSMGRPLAAMLHEELGWLPLDPASVKAPDAGLMEIDGRLFTVTTVPVNIGEENLGRLSAASEFLLDNFSARTAVLRGSRVVRSNLPPEAEAELKNVLGSCGPSAECRVVLAGERYLSLPVEEPALQGPYRVRMFESLDAAGAPWKSSLRAVFGVTGLLALVAAIAVAGFASRSVAAPINALIGELRVSERIAAMPAGFATSAATARSAALEVRELAAAFNRAAKAVADSRERLEEAHLEFIMAMAHALDARDLYTAGHSRRVSEYSCAIARKMGLPQAAIADIRIGALLHDIGKLGVPDAILQKPGRLTEEETELVRQHPVIGVEILAEVRGFEKYWPIVELHHENPDGTGYPRGLKDGEIPVEVAIVHVADAYDAMTSDRPYRVGLTHEVACDILSRNAGTQFDERIVGAFLELPAPVKEAAEPAPETALSQLSLSVESNGAWADPRT
- a CDS encoding PQQ-binding-like beta-propeller repeat protein, which produces MRMFMLFLTAALALASDWPQWRGPTADGISSDDGVPTRWSKSENVVWKAPLPGLGTSTPIVLGNRVFVTSQTGDGPFEGRGRDFEGATEARKSGDGPVRFNVHAFDRATGKELWKHSMAAEGPLQPVHLKHNLASPSCVTDGERVYAWFGTGQLTALSLDGKPVWSRHLGKEFGPFDILWGHGSSATLYKGSLLLLVDHPPGAYLLSVDARTGKDRWRTDRGKDRRSYTTPFVIRAGDHDELILNTNDGVEAVDPVSGKPLWKAGEANRVPVPTPVYHEGILYVNRGYTSSPYLALRPGGKIEWEIKTGAPYVSSLLYHDGLLYMANERGVVSVANAANGASIWKDRFGGVFSASPVAAGGHVYLSAEDGTTYVLAAGKEKKVIAENSLGERTLASLAIAGGRIFIRTDQHLYCIGKN
- a CDS encoding TrmJ/YjtD family RNA methyltransferase, with protein sequence MKVVLIDTRNPLNIGAAARAMSNFGFLELALVNPYDEAWREARSAVGASAVLEKARVYATAAEATAECRTIVGTASLGHRVLELNVKRLEEGARIMRRSEGPVALLFGSEKYGLSNDDLARCDWLLRIPTRAEHESMNLGQAVAVCLYEMIRDGRAREPERIAKAAAAAEVDRIGEYLAGVLAVSGYTQPLTAASSALKIRRLLRRMNLSSKDARLWMGMLRQVAWKLGVSDTMPDGKEPGT